The following coding sequences lie in one Alloacidobacterium dinghuense genomic window:
- the hypF gene encoding carbamoyltransferase HypF, producing the protein MATACSIRVRGVVQGVGFRPFVYRLAQANALKGWVLNGERGVEIHLEGTEQDMAAFVREMRAQPPPAAELAEFEVEPALCEGLTGFAIRESERKDRPTVRVSPDLPVCEECLTELFGQSDRRYHYPYINCTNCGPRYSVIIALPYDRPNTTMRGWPMDSYCSDEYQDPANRRFHAQPVACPACGPNYFLLEGSMPITDGSAAITRAAQLLNEGKIVAIKGLGGYHLASDARNPEASIALRERKFRKEKPFAVMARDLEVARSLIHISSDTEALLISSARPIVLAPRRLELAGVAPENDELGVMLPYTPLQHLLFAAGAPEALVMTSANRSSEPIAYEDDDALDRLRGIADAFLVGERPIARRVDDSVACVGPFGPVILRRARGYAPGAVAVLPTKRPLLALGADLKNTITLVVDGQAFVSQHLGDLDHYQAFRAFEETVKDLVSMYDVRWHDLLLVHDCHPQYASTAHALSLPVMNRFAVQHHRAHVASVLAERGEWEETVVGVSLDGTGYGDDGMIWGGEIFVGSLQRGFQRVAHLRQASLPGGDAAAQYPMQAAAGFLSQLDDLPDLTAPPFGFNSRYQSAVQLVRRGVRAFPTTSTGRLFDTVAALLGFVREITFEGQAAIWLEQLARNLPPADNYPFPFAENELDFRPLLTAVIRDRLRGRPIKEIARSFQLGFAQGLWTSIRTICEERDIRTVVLSGGVFQNSLLLEDLKPLFDVGKIRAWTNHAVPSNDGGISLGQAAIAVFQQNANDGECYA; encoded by the coding sequence ATGGCGACTGCCTGCTCGATTCGTGTACGCGGAGTGGTACAGGGCGTCGGCTTCCGCCCCTTTGTTTATCGACTAGCGCAGGCAAATGCGTTGAAGGGCTGGGTCCTCAATGGTGAGCGAGGAGTTGAGATTCATCTTGAGGGTACCGAGCAGGACATGGCCGCATTCGTTCGAGAAATGCGAGCACAGCCCCCGCCGGCGGCTGAACTTGCTGAGTTCGAAGTCGAACCTGCGTTATGCGAAGGCTTGACCGGATTCGCGATCCGGGAGAGCGAGCGGAAGGACAGGCCGACCGTTCGTGTTTCCCCTGATCTACCCGTGTGCGAGGAGTGTCTCACTGAACTCTTTGGTCAGTCCGATCGGCGCTACCACTATCCATATATCAATTGCACCAATTGCGGCCCTCGCTACAGCGTCATCATCGCATTGCCTTACGACCGGCCCAATACCACCATGCGGGGGTGGCCGATGGATAGCTACTGCAGCGATGAGTACCAGGATCCTGCGAACCGTCGATTTCACGCGCAACCTGTAGCGTGTCCTGCGTGCGGCCCGAATTATTTTCTTCTCGAAGGGTCGATGCCGATCACTGACGGTTCGGCAGCGATCACGCGCGCAGCACAGTTGCTCAACGAAGGCAAAATTGTCGCGATCAAGGGGCTTGGAGGCTATCACCTTGCCTCCGATGCGCGAAACCCAGAAGCAAGTATTGCACTCCGGGAACGAAAGTTCAGGAAAGAAAAACCATTCGCTGTGATGGCGCGGGACCTTGAAGTGGCGCGCAGTCTCATTCATATTTCTTCGGATACTGAAGCTCTGCTTATATCAAGTGCGCGCCCAATTGTTCTCGCCCCTCGGAGATTGGAGCTTGCCGGAGTCGCTCCTGAGAACGATGAGCTCGGAGTAATGCTGCCCTATACTCCGCTGCAACATCTTCTCTTCGCCGCAGGTGCTCCAGAAGCGCTGGTCATGACCAGTGCAAACCGTTCAAGCGAGCCCATTGCTTATGAAGATGACGATGCCCTCGATCGGCTTAGAGGAATCGCGGATGCTTTTCTTGTCGGAGAGCGACCTATCGCGCGACGGGTCGATGATTCCGTTGCTTGTGTCGGGCCGTTCGGCCCTGTGATTTTGCGACGAGCGCGTGGCTACGCACCGGGTGCAGTTGCTGTACTCCCGACAAAACGTCCGCTGCTCGCTCTAGGCGCGGACCTCAAGAATACGATCACTCTTGTCGTTGACGGACAAGCATTCGTAAGCCAGCACCTCGGCGATCTTGATCACTACCAGGCGTTCCGCGCCTTCGAAGAAACAGTGAAGGACCTCGTCTCGATGTATGACGTGCGATGGCATGATCTGTTGCTCGTGCACGATTGCCATCCTCAGTACGCATCGACCGCGCATGCTCTCTCTTTGCCGGTTATGAATCGGTTCGCCGTACAGCATCATCGCGCTCATGTTGCATCGGTTCTTGCTGAACGAGGCGAATGGGAGGAAACCGTTGTTGGTGTCAGCCTCGATGGCACAGGATACGGAGACGACGGAATGATATGGGGCGGAGAAATATTCGTTGGCAGCCTGCAGCGAGGTTTCCAGCGCGTCGCGCATCTTCGTCAAGCATCTTTGCCCGGTGGAGATGCGGCGGCTCAATATCCGATGCAGGCCGCAGCCGGCTTTCTTTCACAGCTTGACGATCTTCCAGACCTGACTGCGCCTCCGTTTGGATTCAACTCACGCTATCAGAGCGCTGTACAACTCGTGCGCCGCGGCGTGCGCGCTTTCCCCACGACGTCGACCGGCCGACTCTTCGATACCGTGGCAGCCTTGCTCGGTTTCGTAAGAGAAATCACCTTTGAAGGGCAGGCCGCAATTTGGCTCGAGCAGTTGGCGCGAAACCTGCCGCCTGCGGATAATTATCCTTTTCCGTTCGCCGAGAACGAGCTCGACTTCCGCCCGCTGCTTACTGCTGTCATCCGCGACCGTCTTCGCGGACGCCCGATAAAGGAGATTGCTCGATCATTTCAACTCGGCTTTGCTCAGGGTCTATGGACATCCATTAGGACAATCTGTGAGGAACGAGATATTCGCACCGTCGTCCTGTCGGGAGGCGTTTTCCAGAATAGTTTGCTACTCGAGGATCTGAAGCCGCTGTTTGATGTGGGAAAGATTCGAGCTTGGACCAACCATGCGGTCCCGTCGAATGACGGTGGAATCAGTCTTGGGCAGGCTGCAATCGCTGTATTCCAACAAAACGCCAACGACGGAGAGTGTTATGCATGA
- a CDS encoding hydrogenase maturation nickel metallochaperone HypA has protein sequence MALEEAKFRQVTIDAVHLDLGPLSGVVAEALLFSYQIACNGTPLEGSRLVIREVPIEVYCPACKTRKTLTSMQWFYCPTCGVPASEVIHGKELMITGLEVRDERRTTLAGSA, from the coding sequence ATGGCGCTTGAAGAGGCCAAATTTCGCCAGGTCACAATTGACGCCGTTCATCTGGATCTTGGCCCACTGTCCGGCGTTGTCGCAGAGGCATTGCTTTTTTCCTATCAGATCGCGTGCAACGGTACCCCGCTAGAAGGGTCGAGGCTGGTAATACGCGAGGTTCCGATCGAAGTATATTGCCCAGCTTGCAAAACACGGAAGACATTGACATCCATGCAGTGGTTCTACTGTCCCACGTGCGGCGTGCCAGCTTCAGAGGTGATTCACGGAAAAGAATTGATGATAACGGGCCTGGAGGTACGAGATGAACGCCGAACCACGCTTGCTGGAAGTGCGTAA
- the hypB gene encoding hydrogenase nickel incorporation protein HypB encodes MNAEPRLLEVRKNVLKQNDQIARVLRDRFRNDGIFVVSLVSSPGAGKTAFLEKMLTFLRCKYRVAALVGDLATENDAVRLARSLAPVRQINTGTLCHLEAAMVERALNGWEIGPLDFLFIENVGNLVCPSSYDLGENLRLVLLSVTEGEDKPLKYPTIFNSADVAIITKIDLARAVEFDEAGLRANIQAVRPGMHCYSVSAKTNFGLQEVLQFFVDRRSEFPQLDPALRSGL; translated from the coding sequence ATGAACGCCGAACCACGCTTGCTGGAAGTGCGTAAAAATGTCCTGAAGCAAAACGACCAGATTGCTCGAGTGCTGCGTGATCGTTTTCGCAATGACGGGATATTTGTTGTCAGTCTCGTTTCCAGCCCAGGCGCAGGCAAGACTGCGTTTCTGGAAAAAATGCTTACTTTCCTGCGCTGCAAATATCGCGTAGCCGCGCTGGTAGGCGACCTCGCCACAGAGAACGACGCTGTACGGCTGGCACGTAGCCTGGCTCCGGTGAGACAGATAAACACAGGGACCCTATGTCACCTGGAAGCAGCGATGGTCGAAAGGGCTCTCAACGGTTGGGAAATTGGCCCTCTCGATTTTCTTTTCATCGAGAACGTTGGAAATTTAGTTTGTCCATCTTCATATGACTTGGGGGAGAATCTGCGCCTCGTCCTGCTCTCCGTCACCGAAGGCGAGGATAAACCGTTAAAGTATCCAACCATCTTCAACAGCGCTGATGTTGCAATAATCACTAAAATAGATTTGGCTCGAGCCGTTGAATTCGACGAGGCCGGGCTCAGGGCCAATATTCAGGCCGTCCGTCCGGGAATGCACTGCTATTCTGTCTCAGCAAAAACCAATTTCGGATTGCAAGAAGTTCTGCAATTTTTCGTGGACCGGCGCAGCGAATTTCCACAACTAGATCCAGCTTTGAGAAGCGGGCTTTAA
- a CDS encoding SDR family NAD(P)-dependent oxidoreductase, whose amino-acid sequence MGVGSAALAAAAFSANAEEQTGESDAAWANILRGKVAVATGAARGIGRAAAIGLARSGATIAGIDICATVDPRSGVTPATREDLDETGRLVQAAGGKWEGFVVDQRNLPALRATAAKIEQYFGRIDILFANAGIQAFRPLLEMEDPDWHIQIDVNLSGTANAIRAFAPAMVRQGTGRIILTTSTQGRHGTMYGAAYSASKWGIIGLMKSAALELGKYKITVNALVPGLIDTPLTRHEERFAQVLEIAGRVPTNDLQKDEEAAKKILETRSPLRVPWIDPADLAPVVVFLASDASRMVSGATYDVTGGDSANNAA is encoded by the coding sequence ATGGGAGTTGGGTCCGCCGCACTGGCGGCTGCCGCATTTTCGGCTAATGCAGAGGAGCAGACAGGAGAGTCCGACGCTGCCTGGGCGAATATCCTCAGAGGCAAGGTAGCGGTCGCGACAGGCGCTGCGCGAGGCATCGGAAGAGCTGCGGCAATCGGCCTGGCGCGAAGCGGAGCCACCATTGCAGGAATCGATATCTGTGCAACGGTCGATCCCCGGTCAGGCGTGACGCCAGCAACCAGGGAAGATCTCGATGAGACCGGCCGCCTCGTCCAGGCAGCAGGCGGAAAGTGGGAAGGCTTCGTGGTTGATCAACGCAATCTGCCGGCACTTCGTGCGACCGCGGCAAAGATCGAGCAATATTTCGGGAGAATCGACATCCTGTTCGCAAATGCCGGGATTCAAGCCTTCAGGCCGTTGCTCGAAATGGAAGACCCCGATTGGCATATTCAGATTGATGTAAACCTAAGCGGGACGGCAAACGCAATCCGTGCTTTTGCGCCCGCGATGGTGAGGCAAGGAACTGGCCGCATTATTCTCACTACCTCCACGCAGGGGCGACACGGAACGATGTACGGAGCAGCGTATTCAGCTTCTAAGTGGGGCATCATCGGGTTAATGAAGTCGGCTGCGCTGGAACTCGGCAAATACAAGATCACAGTGAACGCGCTCGTGCCTGGACTGATTGACACGCCTTTGACTAGGCATGAAGAACGCTTTGCGCAAGTACTCGAAATTGCCGGCAGAGTGCCAACCAACGACCTGCAGAAAGACGAAGAAGCCGCGAAGAAGATACTCGAAACGCGATCACCGCTCCGAGTGCCTTGGATCGATCCCGCAGATTTGGCGCCTGTCGTCGTATTCCTCGCGTCCGATGCCTCACGGATGGTCTCCGGCGCTACGTATGATGTCACGGGTGGCGACAGCGCAAACAATGCCGCATAA
- the fdhA gene encoding formaldehyde dehydrogenase, glutathione-independent codes for MASNHGVVYLGPNRVEVQSIDYPKFENPAGKKIEHAVILKVVSTNICGSDQHMVRGRTTAPKGLVLGHEITGEVVEKGKDVEYLEIGDLVTVPFNVACGRCRTCREEQTGVCLNVNPSRAGGAYGYVDMGGWVGGQAEYVMVPYADFNLIKFPDKAQALEKIRDLTMLSDILPTGFHGAVTAGVGVGSTVYIAGAGPVGLAAAASAQILGAAAVLIGDMNQERLAHAKSVGFEPIDLSKNAKLEDLIEDVLGVPEVDASIDAVGFEAKGHGAQHTVEAPAIVLNSLMSITRAAGGIGIPGLYVTEDPGSKDQAAQNGSLSMRFGLGWAKSHRFYTGQTPVLKYNRALMQAILYDRLPIAKIVNATVISLNDAPQGYKDFDSGVAKKFILDPHGLLKKTA; via the coding sequence ATGGCTAGCAATCACGGTGTCGTTTACCTCGGTCCGAATCGTGTCGAAGTGCAATCCATCGACTACCCGAAATTCGAAAATCCAGCGGGAAAAAAGATTGAACATGCAGTGATCCTGAAGGTCGTATCAACCAATATCTGCGGCTCGGACCAGCACATGGTGCGTGGTCGCACGACTGCACCCAAAGGGCTTGTGCTTGGTCACGAAATCACTGGTGAGGTGGTCGAAAAAGGCAAAGACGTCGAGTATCTCGAGATTGGCGACCTGGTGACCGTCCCCTTCAATGTAGCTTGTGGCCGCTGCCGGACATGTAGAGAAGAACAAACCGGAGTCTGCCTCAATGTCAATCCAAGCCGAGCTGGCGGCGCGTATGGTTATGTCGATATGGGCGGCTGGGTCGGCGGACAGGCAGAATATGTCATGGTTCCTTATGCGGATTTCAATTTGATCAAGTTCCCTGACAAGGCGCAGGCTCTTGAAAAGATCCGCGATCTGACCATGCTTTCCGATATTCTCCCTACTGGCTTTCACGGTGCGGTCACTGCGGGTGTCGGAGTTGGTTCTACCGTATATATCGCGGGAGCAGGTCCCGTTGGATTAGCAGCTGCGGCTTCTGCCCAAATCCTCGGCGCCGCAGCAGTATTGATCGGAGATATGAATCAGGAACGCCTCGCGCATGCGAAGTCGGTTGGTTTCGAGCCGATCGATCTCAGCAAGAATGCTAAGCTGGAGGACTTGATTGAAGACGTGTTGGGAGTACCCGAAGTCGATGCCTCAATCGATGCTGTCGGTTTTGAGGCAAAGGGACATGGAGCACAACACACGGTTGAAGCCCCGGCCATAGTGCTCAATTCACTAATGTCGATCACGCGCGCCGCAGGCGGTATTGGTATTCCTGGGCTTTATGTCACCGAAGACCCGGGCTCCAAAGATCAGGCGGCACAAAATGGCTCCCTGAGCATGCGATTCGGTTTGGGATGGGCAAAGTCTCATCGCTTCTACACCGGACAGACACCCGTACTCAAGTACAACCGCGCTCTCATGCAGGCGATTCTCTACGATCGGCTGCCGATTGCGAAAATCGTCAACGCTACGGTCATTTCCTTGAACGATGCGCCACAAGGTTACAAGGACTTCGATTCAGGGGTAGCGAAGAAGTTCATCCTCGATCCGCACGGATTGCTCAAGAAAACTGCCTGA
- a CDS encoding LysR family transcriptional regulator, giving the protein MELKHLKSFVSVASQLSFVRAANQLHISQPSLSGQVQKLEEELGAGNSSPLVNHFVSVARNLCKKI; this is encoded by the coding sequence GTGGAATTAAAGCATTTGAAATCGTTCGTTTCCGTAGCATCTCAGTTAAGCTTTGTGCGCGCTGCAAACCAGCTTCATATCTCGCAACCTTCTCTGAGTGGTCAGGTCCAGAAACTTGAAGAGGAGCTCGGTGCGGGAAATAGCTCGCCTCTTGTCAATCACTTCGTCTCCGTCGCGCGTAATCTTTGCAAGAAGATTTGA